One Microtus pennsylvanicus isolate mMicPen1 chromosome 3, mMicPen1.hap1, whole genome shotgun sequence DNA window includes the following coding sequences:
- the LOC142846282 gene encoding zinc finger protein 809-like isoform X1 yields MGLVSFEDVAVNFTRQEWQELNAAQRALYRDVMLETYSSLVFLKLCVAKPKLIFNLEQGCGPWGRAEAAVRSHPDVNKVSALIDTSKENPEIRLGQLAITDQDMIKGKLKTKQEVYKGPKSRRGRAPVKTRHQKLKKSETHTSHRGGKLYECQDCGKSFCNNSTLIKHHRRTHNAEKRFECTVCSKTYHWKSDLTAHEKTHNKQERTYECKECGKTFFRKSHLSVHERTHTGEKPHKCTECMKAFYYKSDLTRHRKTHLGEKPFKCKECMKAFSRKSKLAIHQQTHTGSHLLVLYSTRG; encoded by the exons ATG GGATTGGTATCATTTGAAGATGTAGCTGTGAACTTCACCAGGCAGGAGTGGCAAGAGCTGAACGCTGCCCAGAGGGCCCTCTACAGGgacgtgatgctggagacctacagcaGTCTGGTGTTCCTGA AGCTCTGCGTAGCCAAGCCTAAGTTGATCTTCAATTTGGAACAAGGGTGTGGGCCTTGGGGCCGAGCGGAAGCTGCAGTGCGGAGCCACCCAG atgtCAATAAAGTAAGTGCCTTGATTGACACCAGCAAGGAAAATCCCGAGATACGTTTGGGACAGCTTGCAATAACTGACCAAGACATGATTAAA GGGAAACTAAAGACCAAACAGGAAGTCTACAAAGGGCCAAAATCCCGTCGTGGTAGAGCACCTGTAAAAACACGTCACCAAAAGTTAAAGAAAAGCGAGACTCATACATCACACCGAGGTGGGAAGCTCTACGAATGTCAGGACTGTGGGAAATCTTTCTGTAATAACTCAACCCTTATTAAGCATCACAGAAGAACTCATAATGCAGAGAAGCGCTTTGAATGCACCGTATGTAGTAAAACGTACCACTGGAAGTCAGACCTCACTGCTCACGAGAAAACTCACAACAAACAGGAGAGGACATATGAGTGTAAAGAATGTGGGAAAACTTTCTTCCGTAAGTCCCATCTCAGTGTTCATGAAAGAACCCACACAGGTGAGAAGCCGCATAAATGTACGGAATGCATGAAAGCTTTCTATTACAAGTCAGACCTGACTCGACATAGAAAAACTCACTTGGGTGAGAagccctttaaatgtaaagagtGCATGAAAGCTTTTTCTCGCAAGTCAAAGCTCGCCATACATCAGCAAACTCATACAG GTTCTCACTTGCTTGTACTGTATTCAACACGTGGCTGA
- the Znf627 gene encoding zinc finger protein 627, with protein sequence MLCVLTLPLARKPEEGVKSPGAASYDLVTFEDLTVNFTPDKWALLDTSQKNLYREVVGEIFVTLASVGERWNQNIEDWYRNQGRLLSSHIRERLGDSRPSSHYGETFSQILNHDLKKKSSTEVKLRECSVCGTVFTPHLSRKPSRAHPRQEARDSKCQQCEPAFSSYSSHISARSHTEDKPYECQEHEEAFLSLTSLGEFIVTRTEGGAHKCNVCGKDLHYPSSLRIHERIHTGEKPYQCEQCGKAFSCWGSVRRHQRTHTGEKPYTHRECGKAFSSLSGLKGHMMRHTGGGPYTHKECGKVFNSPSALSKHEKTHTGERPFLCKYCGKAFICSTSVCKHERTHTGEKPYECERCGKAFISNSGLQEHMIRHTGVRPYKCKFCGKAFG encoded by the exons ATGCTATGTGTGCTGACTCTACCCTTggcaaggaagccagaagagggtgtgaagTCTCCTGGAGCTG CCTCTTAT GACTTGGTCACCTTTGAGGATTTGACTGTGAACTTCACCCCGGATAAGTGGGCTCTGCTGGATACTTCCCAGAAGAACCTTTACAGAGAGGTTGTAGGGGAAATCTTCGTGACCTTGGCTTCTGTGG GAGAAAGATGGAACCAGAATATTGAAGACTGGTACAGAAATCAGGGGAGACTCTTAAG CAGCCATATTAGAGAGAGACTTGGTGACAGCAGACCAAGTAGCCACTATGGAGAAACCTTCAGTCAAATTCTTAACCATGATCTGAAGAAGAAAAGTTCTACTGAAGTAAAACTCCgtgagtgtagtgtgtgtgggaCAGTCTTCACGCCTCACTTGTCCAGGAAGCCCAGCAGAGCTCACCCTAGGCAGGAAGCACGTGATTCCAAATGTCAACAGTGTGAGCCAGCCTTCAGCAGTTACTCTTCCCACATCAGTGCCAGGTCTCACACTGAAGACAAGCCGTATGAGTGTCAGGAACATGAGGAAGCCTTCCTTTCTCTTACCAGCCTTGGGGAATTCATTGTAACTCGTACTGAAGGTGGAGCGCATAAGTGTAATGTGTGTGGAAAAGATTTGCACTATCCCAGCTCACTGAGAATCCATGAAAGAATCCACACCGGAGAGAAGCCTTATCAGTGTGAAcagtgtggaaaagccttcagtTGTTGGGGCTCAGTTCGACGCCATCAAAGGACTCATACTGGCGAGAAACCCTACACGCATCgcgagtgtgggaaagccttcagctCTCTTTCAGGCCTTAAAGGCCACATGATGAGGCACACTGGAGGTGGGCCTTACACGCATAAGGAGTGTGGGAAAGTCTTTAATTCACCCAGTGCACTTAGTAAGCATGAAAAAACTCACACGGGAGAGAGACCTTTTTTGTGTAAAtactgtgggaaagccttcattTGTTCAACTTCAGTTTGCAAACATGAAAGAACGCACACTGgggaaaaaccctatgaatgtgaGCGCTGTGGGAAGGCCTTCATTTCTAATTCAGGCCTCCAAGAACATATGATCAGGCACACTGGCGTTAGACCTTATAAATGTAAGTTCTGCGGGAAAGCCTTTGGCTAG